CATGGATGGTCGGTAAGACATTCGGCCTCTCCCTGGATGAGAAGGTGTTCAGCCGGGCCCTGAAATTCCTCAAATCCCAGCGTACCCCAGCCGGAACCTATGTTTATTCCCTGAGCCACTCCTATTATCCCGGCAGACCCATCAACCGCCACACCGGCAGCCTGGCCCGCACCCCGGCCTGCGATTACGCCATCAAGCTGTGGGAACCGGAAGATATTTCCATGCTCCAGCTTGTGAACGGACTGGACCGCCTGTGGAGCCGCAGGGGCTGGCTGACCATGGCCCTCCACAAGCCGGTTCCGCATGAAAGCTTCGCACAGAATTCCGGGTACTTTTTCTATTATGGATATTATTATTCAGGAATGTGTCTGGACATGCTGGCCCCCAATCAGGTAAAACGTCATGCGTCTCTGCTGGCCGGCGACATCCTTGCGCGCCAGGGCAGAGACGGTTCCTGGTGGGACTATCCATTGTACAATTATCACAAATTCTATGGTACCGGTTATGCCCTGTACGCCCTTTCCAGAGCATGGGACAAACTGTACGGCCATCCCGACCATTCACTGACCACTTCCGCATCCTCAGAGCCATGACCAATATCATCAAACCGCTGCTGTCCCTCCTCCTGTTTTGCGGCGCCGCCGTCCTTTCCGCGGCGGACACCCCCGTCAAGCACACTTCCTTCAAGCCCGGAGAAATCTGGACGGACAACAACGGCGTCCACATCAACGCCCACGGCGGCGGCATCCTCTACGACAAGGGGACCTACTACTGGTACGGGGAACACAAGGTGGAGGGCGACGCGGGCAACTACGCCCAGGTGGGTGTCCACTGCTATTCCTCCAAGGACCTGTACAACTGGAAGGACGAGGGAATCGCCCTGAAAGTGGTGGAAGGGGACAATTCCCATCCCATCGCCAAGGGGTGCATCCTGGAACGCCCCAAAGTGGTTTACAACAAGAAGACCAAAAAGTACGTGATGTGGTTCCATCTGGAGCTCAAGGGGAAAGGCTACGGGGCCGCCTATGCGGGAGTGGCGACGGCCACCAAGCCGACCGGGCCGTTCACGTTCCTGAAGGCCGGGCGCGTCAATCCGGGCAAATGGCCTGCGAACATGGACAAGAAGGACCAGACCATGAAAACCTTCAAGGGGGTGCCCGCTCTTACTTCCAGCGCCCTGCCGGAAGGAGTCCGCTCCGAGGACATGTTCAAGAAGGATTTTGAAAAAGGCCAGATGAGCCGGGACATGACCATTTTTGTGGACGACGACGGCAAGGCCTACCACATTTATTCCTCCGAGGAAAACAGCACCACGCACATTGCGGAGCTCACCCCGGACTACACCGGGCACACGGGCAAATTCGTACGCGTCTTCCCGGGACGTTTCATGGAAGCCCCCGCTATCTTCAAGCACAAGGGCAAATACTACTTCATCGCTTCCGGCTGTACGGGCTGGGCGCCCAACGCCGCCCGCAGCGCCGTGGCCAAGCACATTGCCGGCCCGTGGACGGAACTCAAGAATCCCTGCGTAGGGCCGAAGGCGGGCATCACCTTCGGCGGCCAAAGCACTTATGTTCTGCCCGTTCAGGGCAAGCCCGGCAAATTCATCTTCATGGCGGACATCTGGCGGCCCAAGAATGCCATCGACGGACGCTACCTGTGGCTGCCCATCCAGTTTGACGGCGATCAGATCAAGCTGGAATGGAAAGACGAATGGAAATTGGAAGACCTGTAAGAACGCGAATCCGCAACCTGTCTCAAAACTATTTCAAGAATATGAAGAAAACACTTTCAACCGCCTTTTTCTCCCTCTGCCTGTTCTACGGCATGACCGCCCTTTCTCCGGCGGACGTCCCCGTCAAGCACACTTCCTTCAAACCCGGAGAAATCTGGACGGACAACAACGGCGTCCACATCAACGCCCACGGCGGCGGCATCCTCTACGACAAGGGAACCTATTACTGGTACGGGGAACATAAGGTTGAAGGGGACGCCGGAAACCGCGCCCAGGTGGGCGTGCACTGCTATTCCTCCAAAGACCTGTACAACTGGAAGGACGAGGGAATCGCCCTGAAGGTGGTGGAAGGGGACAATTCCCACCCCATCGCCAAGGGGTGCATCCTGGAACGCCCCAAAGTGGTTTACAACAAGAAGACCAAAAAGTACGTGATGTGGTTCCATCTGGAGCTCAAGGGGAAAGGCTATGGTTCCGCGTATGCGGGAGTGGCGACGGCCACCAAGCCGACCGGGCCGTTCACGTTCCTGAGGGCCGGGCGCGTCAATCCGGGCAAATGGCCCCTGAACCTGGACAAAAAGGACCAGACCACGGAGTTCACCAAGGAAATGCCCGACTACGTCCGCATCATCAGGCGTGACTATCCCGGCGGCCAGATGAGCCGGGACATGACCATTTTTGTGGACGACAACGGCAAGGCCTACCATATCTATTCCTCGGAAGGCAACATCACGCTCCACATAGCGGAACTCACCCCGGACTACACCGGGCATAACGGGAAATACGTCCGGGCTTTCGTCAACCGCTACATGGAGGCTCCCGCCATCTGCAAGCACAAGGGCAAATACTACATGATCGCTTCCGGCTGTTCCGGCTGGGCTCCCAACGCCGCCCGCAGCGCCGTGGCCGACCGGATTGCCGGACCGTGGAAGGAACTCAAAAACCCCTGCGTGGGCCCGAAGGCGGGCATCACCTTCGGCGGCCAAAGCACGTACATTCTGCCCGTGCAGGGCAAGCCCGGCAAATTCATCTTCATGGCGGACATCTGGCGGCCCAAAAACGCCATCGACGGACGCTACCTGTGGCTGCCCATGAAATGGGAAGGCGACCAGATCAAGCTGGAATGGAAGGATGAATGGACGCTGGAAGACCTGTGATTGAAGGTCCGCATCCGCGGATGCCGGCTCCTGCTCCCTGCTGAAGGCCGCCTGCCGGGAAACAGCACGGAGAGTTGTTTCCTCCCGCATTTCCGGATGCAGGAAGAAACTGCCGCAGACTCTTTTAAAGAATCCGGCCTGTTCCCTTTTTCAAGGAACAGGCCGGATTCTTTTTTTCAAGGGCAGTAAAAACTGCTGTTAACGGGATTTTCTGCTCGCAATGATGTAATTCCTCATGCGCTGGTCAGCCGGAGTGGTGGGACGCACGCTGGTAACCCACTTGCCGTCCTTGTCCTTCTTTTTCACTTCCGTCCTGTCGCGGTAAAGCTTCGCGGAAAAATTGTCGGAATCCAGAATTACCGGACCTGGGCCCCTGGTGACGAGGGGAGCGGGCGGCACTTCCGCAACAACGGTCAGGGGTTCACGCAGGGATTCGTACCAGTACACCAATTCCTGCTGCCCCTGAGGATTGGCAGGATACGGAACGTATGCGCCGTTATTGGCGGAAACCTTCACATAAGCCGGTTCCGGAAACGTAGTCTGATAAGAAGAAGGGGAACAGGCCCCCAACAGCATAAGTCCGGCGGCGCCGGTAATGATCATGGAATGCAGTTTCATATAAGCATTGGAGTCCCCGCCGGGCGTCACCGTTCAGACGATGAGCGGCAACAGAATGTCACCCATGACGGAACAGACGGCTGAAAATGAACAGGGACAAGCATGAATCGCCGACATTTCCTCATCAGCCCCACGCCGTTTTTCAGTCCGGGCTTCGTACGGAATTCACCGGGGAAATGTTCCGGAAACCATGGAAGCATGCCGTCAAGCCGGCTCCCGGCAGGCGCCTTGTCCGGAAAAGTCTCTATTTGCGGGCAGCCTCCTTCTCTTCTTTCCTTCTTTTCTCCGCTCCGGTCATTCCACCATTCTCCCGGATCAGGGATGCAGCTTCCACATGGCCATGTTCCAGGGCGATGTCCAGTGCGGTCCGCCCTCGCCAGTCTTCCGCATTGATCATTCCCCAACATGTCCCCAGAATCCGGACCATCCCGGAGGAACCCGCCTCGGCGGCCTCCATGAGCGGCGTAACCGCGCCCTTGAGAAGAGCGTGCTGTTCATGCAGCCGGATACGGGATGTCAAAAACCGGAGCGCGTCTTCATCCTGTAACCTGACGGCCAAAAAAACGGCTTGCCACGGAGAGACGGCATCCTCCAAATCCGTGCGCAGTTTTTCCAGATTCTCCGCCAATTCCCCGTATTGCGCCGCCAAAGGCCCTCCGGCGGCGGCCTTGTGCTCCATCGCAAGACGCGCCTCTCCGAATCCGGCAAAGGAACGGGGAGGACATTCAAAACCTTCCGCCCTCCTTTCCGGAGCCAGGCCGGCCAGCGTCATCAAATCCCGGCACCGCTGCCGATACAGCCATGTCCAGTGCGCCGTCATGTAAATGTCAATACCGGAACTCCAGAAATAGATTCCGGGTTGTATCTCGTATTCCACGGACATGATCACATAATACCTCCAGGCACGATCCGCCATTTTCAGTTTTTTCTCCCATCCGGTTTCCATACCGGGCCTGTAGCCGTCCTCTCTCAGCAGAGCTGTCCTGATGCCGTCCAGACGGGCCTCCCAGTAATTCCGGTACTCTATCATCATGGATTTGATGAAAGGATAATCGGACGAACATACGGCCTGCTCCACTCTGTGCAGAACTGGATCATCCTCCTGCCAGCCGGGATGGACGGGAACAGCATCCACCAGGGGATAGGCATGTGTCGCACACGCCGTATCGGCAATGGCCATGACCCTCTCCATCTTTTTAAAAGCCCGGTGCACCAGCACTTCCGCCTCTTCCGTGTCCCTCAGCTTCTCCCCGGATGAAGATTCCTCCAAGTCCGGGTATTCCTGGCGCTTCCGTCCGGCCAGAAGCCACGCCCGGTAAAATTCTTCATCCGCCTGAAGGAATTTCTCCCAAGCGGCCTGCGTCCCCGCCCAGGCAAGCATGACCAGCTCATCCTGCAATTCCTGCATGGGCATTTCATACGCCATGCCTCCTTTGAACGGAATCAGTTCCGCCTTCACAAACCACCGTGAAACCAGCCATGCGACCACGGGAGCATACAGGGAATCCAGCTTTGACTGCCAATAGGCGTCCAGCCTGGCGGCGGCTTCCGCCAGGGCGCGGGCATCCTTCGCTTTCCTGGCGGCATCCACTGCCTGTTCCAGGCGGGCCGCCTCGCGTTCATCCGGTCCGGGAAGCGCCCGTTTGCCATAAGCGGGCATGTATTCCGCAAACGCTTTCAGCGTACCGGAAGGCAGCAGCCATTCATCCATCTTTTGATTCCACTCCTTCCCGGAAGCCCATCCGAATAAAAACAATGCGGCCGCGGCTATCGTCCATAATCTGATTATCATGCTGCCCCGTTCTCTTCCTTCCGGACAAGCCGGACGAGCCGGCATTCTGTCATAACAAGTTTTTCACTCCCATCAGCTTCAGCAGGAAAAAACGGATGAAGGAAAGGAGCTTGCCGGAACCAAGGCGGCATGGTTGAATGGCATCATTCCTCCCATGATTACGGATTTCCGACTGAAAGTTTTTGAAACCGTTGCGCGGCGGCTCAACTTTACCCGCGCGGCGGAGGAATTGTTCATTACCCAGCCTGCCGTCACCCGCC
This genomic stretch from Akkermansia biwaensis harbors:
- a CDS encoding glycoside hydrolase family 43 protein, with the translated sequence MTNIIKPLLSLLLFCGAAVLSAADTPVKHTSFKPGEIWTDNNGVHINAHGGGILYDKGTYYWYGEHKVEGDAGNYAQVGVHCYSSKDLYNWKDEGIALKVVEGDNSHPIAKGCILERPKVVYNKKTKKYVMWFHLELKGKGYGAAYAGVATATKPTGPFTFLKAGRVNPGKWPANMDKKDQTMKTFKGVPALTSSALPEGVRSEDMFKKDFEKGQMSRDMTIFVDDDGKAYHIYSSEENSTTHIAELTPDYTGHTGKFVRVFPGRFMEAPAIFKHKGKYYFIASGCTGWAPNAARSAVAKHIAGPWTELKNPCVGPKAGITFGGQSTYVLPVQGKPGKFIFMADIWRPKNAIDGRYLWLPIQFDGDQIKLEWKDEWKLEDL
- a CDS encoding glycoside hydrolase family 43 protein, translating into MKKTLSTAFFSLCLFYGMTALSPADVPVKHTSFKPGEIWTDNNGVHINAHGGGILYDKGTYYWYGEHKVEGDAGNRAQVGVHCYSSKDLYNWKDEGIALKVVEGDNSHPIAKGCILERPKVVYNKKTKKYVMWFHLELKGKGYGSAYAGVATATKPTGPFTFLRAGRVNPGKWPLNLDKKDQTTEFTKEMPDYVRIIRRDYPGGQMSRDMTIFVDDNGKAYHIYSSEGNITLHIAELTPDYTGHNGKYVRAFVNRYMEAPAICKHKGKYYMIASGCSGWAPNAARSAVADRIAGPWKELKNPCVGPKAGITFGGQSTYILPVQGKPGKFIFMADIWRPKNAIDGRYLWLPMKWEGDQIKLEWKDEWTLEDL
- a CDS encoding ankyrin repeat domain-containing protein, with the translated sequence MIIRLWTIAAAALFLFGWASGKEWNQKMDEWLLPSGTLKAFAEYMPAYGKRALPGPDEREAARLEQAVDAARKAKDARALAEAAARLDAYWQSKLDSLYAPVVAWLVSRWFVKAELIPFKGGMAYEMPMQELQDELVMLAWAGTQAAWEKFLQADEEFYRAWLLAGRKRQEYPDLEESSSGEKLRDTEEAEVLVHRAFKKMERVMAIADTACATHAYPLVDAVPVHPGWQEDDPVLHRVEQAVCSSDYPFIKSMMIEYRNYWEARLDGIRTALLREDGYRPGMETGWEKKLKMADRAWRYYVIMSVEYEIQPGIYFWSSGIDIYMTAHWTWLYRQRCRDLMTLAGLAPERRAEGFECPPRSFAGFGEARLAMEHKAAAGGPLAAQYGELAENLEKLRTDLEDAVSPWQAVFLAVRLQDEDALRFLTSRIRLHEQHALLKGAVTPLMEAAEAGSSGMVRILGTCWGMINAEDWRGRTALDIALEHGHVEAASLIRENGGMTGAEKRRKEEKEAARK